The following proteins are co-located in the Pyrococcus abyssi GE5 genome:
- a CDS encoding ABC transporter ATP-binding protein, whose translation MIIVENLRKRFGGKEVLKGISFTVKDGEIYGLLGPNGSGKSTTMRILSGIITDFEGKVIVGGVEVAKDPLQVKRIVGYVPETPALYESLTPAEFFSFVGGVRGIPKDILEERVRKLVEAFEIKKYMNQLIGTLSFGTKQKISLISSLLHDPKVLILDEAMNGLDPKSARIFRELLYEFKEEGKSIVFSTHVLALAELICDRVGIIYQGRIIAEGTVEELKEISKEERLEDVFLKLTQAKEEIAQVVSALKEAL comes from the coding sequence ATGATAATAGTTGAAAACCTTAGGAAGAGATTCGGAGGTAAAGAAGTACTTAAGGGGATAAGCTTCACCGTCAAGGATGGGGAAATTTATGGACTCTTAGGGCCAAACGGTAGTGGAAAGTCAACGACAATGAGGATACTCTCGGGGATAATAACCGATTTTGAGGGGAAAGTCATAGTTGGTGGAGTTGAAGTCGCCAAAGACCCTCTCCAGGTAAAGAGGATAGTGGGTTACGTCCCAGAAACTCCTGCTCTATATGAGAGCTTAACTCCAGCGGAATTCTTCAGCTTCGTAGGTGGGGTAAGAGGAATTCCAAAGGATATCTTAGAGGAGAGGGTTAGGAAGCTCGTTGAGGCATTCGAAATAAAGAAGTACATGAACCAGCTCATAGGAACCCTCAGCTTTGGAACTAAGCAAAAGATTTCCCTGATATCTTCTCTCCTTCACGATCCCAAAGTTCTAATTCTAGATGAAGCTATGAACGGTCTTGACCCGAAGAGTGCTAGGATATTCAGGGAACTTCTCTATGAATTCAAGGAGGAGGGGAAGAGCATTGTATTCTCGACCCACGTTCTAGCGTTAGCTGAATTAATCTGCGATAGGGTGGGCATAATTTACCAAGGAAGGATAATAGCGGAGGGAACCGTGGAAGAGCTCAAGGAAATATCGAAGGAGGAAAGGTTAGAGGACGTGTTCCTAAAGCTTACCCAAGCGAAGGAAGAGATAGCTCAGGTGGTTTCGGCCCTCAAGGAGGCCCTGTAA
- the cas5a gene encoding type I-A CRISPR-associated protein Cas5a — protein sequence MISLVFFLKVEASPSGIIALRSLPQSKMRNALRYIPPSTLIGAIAYPLFHIAGYRGETLIDRRNPRSAADKIKDLFLWVTVKGSIKPIIYGSILKINRLHRGSVESAVTSFPFAVMYGEQDYSISFVYLLKEEAVANSTYTLKDFERAAWGISRLGSRESIVSVESVKSGKAKIREGKEARTSYAFPFAGKEVEGEGTLQAVFDWRRGIGSYSNPQYILMFYPDGEVTVRGELKVVSLDGEEVVL from the coding sequence GTGATTTCCTTGGTCTTCTTTTTAAAAGTTGAAGCGAGCCCAAGTGGGATAATCGCTCTCAGGTCTCTCCCTCAAAGCAAGATGCGCAATGCCCTCCGCTACATCCCTCCCAGTACGCTAATAGGTGCTATCGCATATCCCTTATTTCACATAGCAGGTTACCGGGGAGAAACACTAATCGACAGGAGAAATCCGAGAAGTGCCGCCGATAAGATAAAGGACCTTTTCCTTTGGGTTACAGTAAAAGGCAGCATCAAGCCCATCATATACGGCTCGATACTAAAGATAAACAGGCTTCACAGGGGTAGCGTCGAGAGTGCCGTGACTTCCTTTCCCTTTGCGGTAATGTACGGCGAGCAAGATTACTCCATTTCATTTGTTTATCTACTTAAGGAGGAAGCCGTGGCAAACAGCACTTATACTCTTAAAGACTTTGAGAGGGCTGCATGGGGAATAAGCAGGCTTGGCTCCCGGGAATCCATTGTGAGTGTTGAAAGTGTAAAAAGCGGAAAAGCTAAGATAAGGGAAGGGAAAGAAGCGAGGACATCTTATGCATTCCCATTTGCCGGTAAGGAAGTTGAAGGAGAGGGAACTCTCCAGGCTGTCTTTGACTGGAGGAGAGGGATTGGAAGCTACTCGAATCCACAGTACATCCTAATGTTTTACCCTGACGGAGAAGTTACAGTTAGGGGAGAGCTTAAAGTTGTTTCCTTGGATGGTGAGGAGGTGGTGCTATGA
- a CDS encoding beta-ribofuranosylaminobenzene 5'-phosphate synthase family protein has protein sequence MIVRTPRRLHLGMIDPTGSLGRRFGSIGVALEGGYEIKVTPAGSLTIEADEEDRKVIERVVKELNLKYETGLDYYIEVRRSIPRHIGLGSTTQLTLAIASAILRIAKKEVPIEDVAFSLGRSRESGASLYVFKYGGLVIDGGVKDKYPPLVMRHEFPENWAFLLVIPKVKRGLSEEEEKDIMFGSNFGKVEIAKEISHRLLLGLIPALVERDIESFGRFLSEIQELVGSHFSTFQGGTFREDIGIIVEILKELTYGAGQSSWGPTVYGLIKKEEFNLVKTKVIDSLNDYGIKAEVELGIPRNKGAEIVGENLFLERLISGVK, from the coding sequence ATGATAGTAAGAACTCCCAGGAGACTGCACCTTGGGATGATAGATCCCACTGGTAGCTTGGGAAGGAGATTTGGAAGCATCGGAGTGGCACTTGAAGGCGGTTACGAGATTAAGGTTACCCCAGCAGGATCCCTAACCATTGAAGCCGACGAAGAGGACAGGAAGGTAATAGAGAGGGTTGTGAAGGAGCTTAACCTGAAGTACGAGACTGGTTTAGATTACTACATAGAGGTTAGGAGGAGCATACCGAGGCATATAGGTTTAGGATCGACGACCCAGCTAACTTTAGCTATAGCATCTGCCATCCTAAGGATAGCAAAGAAGGAGGTTCCTATAGAGGATGTTGCATTCTCCCTGGGTAGATCGAGGGAGAGCGGAGCTAGCCTCTACGTTTTCAAGTACGGAGGTCTCGTTATTGATGGAGGGGTTAAGGATAAGTATCCTCCTTTAGTTATGAGGCACGAATTTCCAGAGAACTGGGCTTTCCTGCTAGTTATTCCCAAGGTGAAGAGGGGCCTGAGCGAGGAGGAAGAGAAGGATATTATGTTCGGGAGCAACTTTGGAAAGGTTGAGATTGCCAAGGAAATAAGCCACAGATTACTCCTGGGGTTGATTCCCGCCCTTGTGGAAAGGGATATAGAATCCTTTGGAAGGTTCCTAAGCGAAATTCAAGAGCTAGTTGGGAGCCACTTCAGCACATTCCAAGGGGGGACCTTTAGGGAGGACATAGGAATCATCGTGGAGATACTAAAGGAGCTAACTTACGGGGCAGGTCAAAGTAGCTGGGGTCCAACGGTTTATGGATTAATCAAGAAGGAGGAGTTCAACCTCGTCAAAACCAAAGTCATTGACTCGCTCAACGACTACGGAATAAAGGCCGAAGTTGAGCTGGGGATCCCCAGGAACAAAGGTGCCGAAATAGTTGGAGAGAACCTGTTCCTTGAGAGGCTGATAAGTGGTGTGAAATGA
- the pbp11 gene encoding tRNA-binding protein Pbp11 produces the protein MLGFFRRKKKEEEEKITGKPVGKVKVENILIVGFKTVIICEVLEGMVKVGYKVRKGKKVAGIVSMEREHKKVEFAIPGDKIGIMLEKNIGAEKGDILEVFIV, from the coding sequence TTGCTCGGGTTCTTCAGGAGGAAGAAGAAAGAGGAGGAAGAGAAAATTACTGGAAAACCCGTTGGCAAGGTTAAGGTAGAGAATATCTTAATCGTTGGATTCAAAACTGTTATAATATGCGAGGTTCTGGAGGGCATGGTTAAAGTTGGGTATAAGGTAAGGAAAGGGAAGAAAGTTGCCGGAATCGTTAGCATGGAGAGGGAACATAAAAAGGTAGAGTTCGCAATTCCTGGGGATAAAATTGGCATTATGCTCGAAAAGAACATAGGTGCTGAGAAAGGTGATATCCTGGAGGTGTTCATAGTATGA
- a CDS encoding CRISPR-associated endonuclease Cas3'': MEDHIREGLKFIERMYISRNYGEFLSRVLNLRKEKAEGLLRKAYIIHDVGKGLEEFQSKKQHFPYHEFYSALVAKEVLKDFGKAGEIAVVAVSLHHHDWVRYEKPRKPDNLELDRECACVIEKFMGVEIPRKVPWIKPEEFSRWVVNVFSSNIRAVYALLLPISLADNYSAMRNRGGEPTTPGKEIEEVLSVYKEVEKFVSSISSGI; the protein is encoded by the coding sequence ATGGAAGATCATATACGTGAGGGACTTAAGTTCATAGAGAGGATGTATATTTCGAGAAACTATGGAGAATTCCTTTCACGAGTTCTCAATCTAAGGAAAGAAAAGGCGGAGGGACTACTTCGCAAAGCGTACATTATTCATGACGTTGGAAAGGGTCTTGAGGAGTTTCAAAGCAAAAAGCAACACTTTCCATACCATGAGTTCTATTCAGCCCTCGTCGCAAAAGAAGTATTAAAAGATTTTGGTAAAGCTGGTGAAATTGCAGTGGTTGCTGTGTCTCTCCACCATCATGACTGGGTGAGGTATGAAAAACCGAGAAAACCTGATAATTTAGAACTCGACCGTGAGTGCGCATGTGTAATTGAAAAATTCATGGGAGTGGAGATACCAAGGAAAGTTCCATGGATTAAACCAGAAGAGTTCTCACGCTGGGTGGTTAATGTTTTCTCTTCGAACATTCGTGCAGTTTATGCCCTCTTACTTCCCATTTCACTCGCAGATAATTATTCAGCAATGCGGAATAGAGGAGGTGAACCAACAACACCAGGAAAAGAAATTGAAGAAGTTTTATCCGTTTATAAGGAGGTAGAGAAATTTGTTAGCAGTATTTCCAGTGGGATTTGA
- a CDS encoding N-glycosylase/DNA lyase, protein MIARIIGEIGIEGARFIEENIDEQFKALRYLSKGIDSETFVKLVIANSLVSYQLTGKGEQWWWEFAKYFYGRDVKSIYLAYKEFLPNSRFNRRLIPQKLSRIRRVETFLSTLTEERIEEYYGDMSSLWGSIARALGVDKESKTVVFSVKMFGYAARIVLSTFNPYPMEIPIPEDSRIVKLTKKLTNEKPRKFWMKIARESGVPPLHIDSILWPLLGGASIDSAPPELRDKLAELIKIIR, encoded by the coding sequence ATGATTGCAAGGATAATAGGGGAGATAGGAATAGAGGGCGCAAGGTTCATAGAGGAGAACATAGATGAGCAGTTTAAAGCATTAAGATACCTGAGCAAAGGCATTGATTCCGAAACCTTTGTAAAGCTTGTAATTGCGAACTCCTTGGTGAGTTATCAACTAACGGGGAAAGGAGAGCAGTGGTGGTGGGAATTCGCCAAGTACTTCTATGGAAGGGACGTTAAAAGTATATACTTGGCTTACAAGGAGTTCCTACCTAACTCCAGGTTCAACAGAAGGTTAATCCCTCAGAAGCTCTCGAGGATAAGGAGGGTTGAAACCTTCTTATCAACTCTAACAGAGGAGAGAATTGAGGAGTACTATGGGGACATGTCGTCATTGTGGGGAAGCATAGCAAGGGCCTTGGGAGTTGACAAGGAATCGAAAACAGTTGTGTTCTCTGTGAAGATGTTTGGATATGCAGCTAGAATAGTCCTTTCAACTTTCAACCCCTATCCAATGGAGATTCCAATTCCAGAGGATAGCAGGATCGTTAAGTTAACTAAAAAGCTGACCAACGAAAAACCAAGGAAGTTTTGGATGAAAATCGCTAGGGAATCCGGGGTTCCACCCTTACACATAGATTCGATTTTGTGGCCTCTCCTAGGGGGAGCTAGCATAGACAGTGCTCCTCCAGAGCTGAGGGATAAACTTGCCGAGCTGATAAAAATTATAAGGTAA
- a CDS encoding NifB/NifX family molybdenum-iron cluster-binding protein yields the protein MRIAVPTNGGGLEDTVAPVFARAPAFAIVDVENGEIKNVRVIQNPASTAAGGAGPMAVQMLINEGVDTIVAPQVGPNAMGAIQAAGIKLYTVAPGTKVEDAVKSVISGSAPQPQQYPQAPVQVQPAPAVPTVYRPAYPPTYYWAPGWGWGRGWGRGWGRGWGRGGRGWGARLGYCPWTGMPSRRTLRWLYGWWW from the coding sequence ATGAGGATCGCGGTTCCAACTAATGGTGGAGGATTGGAAGACACCGTTGCTCCTGTATTCGCAAGAGCTCCAGCGTTTGCTATAGTGGATGTTGAAAATGGAGAGATTAAAAACGTTAGGGTAATTCAAAATCCAGCCTCTACAGCGGCAGGTGGAGCCGGTCCAATGGCTGTGCAAATGCTCATAAATGAGGGCGTAGACACAATAGTTGCCCCCCAAGTTGGACCGAACGCCATGGGCGCAATTCAGGCAGCTGGGATAAAACTCTATACTGTGGCCCCAGGAACCAAGGTTGAGGATGCAGTAAAGAGCGTCATCAGCGGATCGGCACCTCAACCCCAGCAGTATCCACAGGCTCCAGTTCAAGTCCAGCCAGCACCAGCAGTACCAACAGTTTACAGGCCAGCATATCCACCAACGTACTACTGGGCCCCGGGATGGGGCTGGGGAAGAGGTTGGGGAAGAGGCTGGGGCAGAGGATGGGGTAGAGGCGGAAGAGGCTGGGGTGCAAGGCTCGGTTACTGCCCCTGGACTGGAATGCCAAGTAGGAGAACCCTAAGGTGGCTCTACGGCTGGTGGTGGTGA
- the csa3 gene encoding CRISPR-associated transcriptional regulator Csa3, whose protein sequence is MLAVFPVGFDEKFIIRALMRNQTKEGDRLLAVVPNDYKKEERTVNALRAIKDIAIPLIGEGNFKIIELPTTSGEEMVLKLKSAIENNITEDRRVITILSGGMRPLNVIILLTVITIENVRVKVESDFENLSGFISLELGPFLAPKNVRWINILCRLKAGKSVRRIAEELGVSPATISRELKNLLKYSLVEEISGKNRPLGYVVTKAGTFYLRLHGGCIEDLEEELGDGE, encoded by the coding sequence TTGTTAGCAGTATTTCCAGTGGGATTTGATGAGAAATTTATAATCCGTGCCCTCATGAGAAATCAGACGAAAGAGGGTGATAGACTACTTGCCGTTGTTCCCAATGATTACAAAAAAGAAGAGAGAACTGTGAACGCTCTTCGTGCGATCAAAGATATAGCAATACCACTTATAGGTGAAGGGAACTTCAAGATAATTGAACTTCCAACGACAAGCGGAGAAGAGATGGTTCTCAAGCTAAAAAGTGCAATCGAAAACAACATAACGGAAGATAGGAGGGTTATAACCATACTATCCGGTGGCATGAGACCTCTGAACGTTATAATCCTTCTTACGGTCATAACGATAGAGAACGTTAGGGTAAAAGTTGAGAGCGATTTCGAAAACCTTTCTGGGTTCATATCCCTAGAACTTGGGCCCTTCCTCGCTCCAAAGAACGTTAGATGGATCAACATTCTATGTAGGCTAAAAGCTGGTAAGAGCGTCAGAAGAATAGCTGAAGAACTTGGCGTTTCACCAGCTACGATAAGTAGAGAGCTGAAAAATCTCCTCAAATATTCATTAGTGGAAGAAATTTCAGGAAAAAATAGGCCACTAGGATACGTAGTTACAAAAGCGGGCACCTTCTACCTAAGACTCCATGGTGGTTGTATTGAAGATTTAGAGGAAGAGCTTGGAGATGGCGAATGA
- a CDS encoding ABC transporter ATP-binding protein — protein sequence MKVKVKVIEVSNLEFSYNGKNVLRGVNFDVGEGEFLVILGPNGAGKTTLLRCIAGILKCKGDVKVFGKSIRDMNRLELAKLLAYVPQRVEPGFLRVFDFVLLGRRPYMGLSPRREDLEAVRRALKLLRVEEFEDRVMKTLSGGELQKVAIARAIAQETPVILLDEPTNNLDPKSQIDVMRIIKDLIGEGKTVITVMHDLTLALRFGEKFLFLKDGEVTGIMTRDELEDRVLSETYGISVKVAKLGREIVPLVGADSL from the coding sequence ATGAAAGTTAAAGTTAAGGTTATCGAGGTCAGCAACTTGGAGTTCTCTTACAACGGGAAGAACGTGCTGAGGGGAGTGAACTTTGACGTTGGTGAGGGAGAATTCTTAGTTATCCTGGGGCCAAACGGTGCTGGGAAGACTACGTTGCTCAGATGCATAGCGGGAATCTTGAAGTGTAAGGGTGATGTGAAGGTATTCGGGAAGTCGATAAGGGACATGAATAGGTTGGAGTTAGCTAAGTTGCTTGCATATGTGCCCCAGAGGGTTGAGCCAGGATTCCTTAGAGTTTTTGACTTCGTTTTGCTGGGCAGAAGGCCTTACATGGGTTTAAGTCCAAGAAGGGAAGACCTGGAAGCTGTAAGGAGGGCCCTAAAGTTGCTAAGGGTAGAAGAGTTCGAGGATAGAGTCATGAAAACGCTCAGCGGTGGAGAATTGCAGAAGGTGGCGATAGCAAGGGCCATAGCCCAGGAAACTCCGGTAATACTCTTGGATGAGCCAACTAACAATTTGGACCCTAAGAGTCAAATCGATGTTATGAGGATAATAAAGGATCTCATCGGCGAAGGAAAAACCGTTATCACCGTTATGCATGACTTAACCTTAGCCCTGAGGTTTGGAGAGAAGTTCCTGTTCCTCAAGGATGGGGAAGTTACGGGAATAATGACCAGGGATGAGCTCGAGGACAGGGTGTTAAGTGAAACCTACGGGATTAGCGTTAAGGTCGCCAAGCTTGGGAGGGAGATAGTTCCGTTGGTTGGGGCGGATTCACTCTAG
- the cas3 gene encoding CRISPR-associated helicase Cas3' — protein MSVYDVVVKRLSEIKGFKPEKRPVLEEALDKVLSSTRSPFLVIQAPTGYGKTTLSLSLALHSLKDSSLFDRVIHVLPMRSIIEDIDRTAKEAFGFSRTKMMGSSEEFLHLFPLNITTVDTFTWDILKLNTKKITQVERGREFGYDYLTQASILTSLVIFDEAHFILEEPRMKTAFLAVLRFLMENNVPIIIMTATLSRGYFELFKKYAQNNGYYFEPEPLVPDENDPFIKRESKKNFEIQFKTGNPLDFIDSAKRNAIIVNSVKRAVEIFDQAKEDAPKLGFEEEEIMLIHGRMKPSHKARLIEKLREWKNKESFLIIGTQAVEAGVDFSVDVMITDAAPINSLIQRFGRVARYDEKNAEIIIIEDAPVHPYDGKKVERTIALMKESSTLNPRIPQTYQGIVDEIHGKTKTKVMSGVDRSRERKLRVLLKDPTKRSVDVLSEIKSMIKEEGPLLRDFLIPLEVDDEYVLVSPEKMLELAKRGLLQVRVGENEISVDSEAIAYKIAERIALGEKIVVKFTGKYDEERGIV, from the coding sequence ATGAGCGTCTACGACGTTGTTGTAAAGAGGCTCTCAGAGATAAAAGGATTCAAACCAGAAAAGCGGCCAGTCCTAGAGGAGGCATTAGATAAGGTACTTTCCTCAACGAGATCTCCATTTCTAGTCATCCAAGCTCCAACGGGATACGGCAAAACTACCCTCAGCCTTTCCCTTGCCCTTCATTCACTCAAGGATTCCTCTCTATTTGATAGGGTTATCCACGTCCTTCCAATGCGTTCAATAATAGAAGACATAGACAGAACTGCTAAGGAAGCATTTGGATTCTCAAGAACGAAAATGATGGGTTCAAGTGAAGAGTTCCTACATCTCTTTCCCCTCAATATTACAACCGTTGACACTTTCACTTGGGATATTCTCAAGCTTAATACAAAGAAGATAACTCAAGTGGAGAGAGGTAGGGAATTCGGGTATGATTACCTTACGCAGGCATCAATCCTTACTTCCCTTGTAATCTTTGATGAGGCTCACTTCATCCTTGAAGAACCCAGAATGAAAACAGCGTTCCTCGCAGTTCTTAGGTTCTTGATGGAAAATAATGTCCCCATAATTATCATGACCGCAACGCTATCAAGGGGTTACTTTGAGCTTTTCAAAAAGTACGCCCAAAATAATGGATATTACTTTGAACCTGAACCCTTAGTACCTGATGAGAACGATCCATTCATTAAACGTGAATCGAAGAAAAACTTCGAAATCCAATTCAAAACTGGGAATCCTCTCGATTTCATAGATAGTGCTAAGAGGAATGCTATCATAGTCAATTCTGTGAAAAGAGCGGTAGAAATTTTTGACCAGGCTAAGGAGGATGCACCCAAACTAGGTTTTGAGGAAGAGGAAATAATGCTAATACATGGAAGGATGAAGCCGAGTCATAAGGCTAGGCTCATAGAGAAGCTTAGAGAATGGAAAAATAAGGAGAGCTTCTTGATTATTGGTACCCAAGCTGTAGAGGCTGGAGTTGACTTCTCCGTAGATGTAATGATAACAGATGCAGCTCCCATAAATTCCCTTATCCAACGCTTCGGAAGGGTAGCGAGATACGATGAGAAAAATGCTGAAATAATAATCATCGAAGATGCTCCAGTACACCCATACGACGGAAAGAAAGTTGAGAGGACTATAGCTTTAATGAAAGAATCTTCTACTCTAAATCCACGCATCCCTCAGACATATCAAGGGATAGTAGATGAGATACACGGAAAAACTAAAACAAAGGTCATGTCCGGGGTAGATAGAAGCAGAGAGAGAAAGCTTCGCGTATTACTTAAAGACCCCACAAAGCGCTCAGTGGATGTTCTTAGTGAGATAAAATCAATGATAAAGGAAGAGGGGCCATTACTCAGAGATTTCCTAATCCCGCTTGAAGTTGACGATGAATACGTCTTAGTATCCCCCGAGAAGATGCTTGAGCTAGCTAAAAGAGGGCTTCTTCAAGTAAGAGTTGGAGAGAATGAAATTTCTGTAGATTCGGAAGCCATTGCCTATAAGATTGCCGAAAGAATAGCCCTTGGAGAGAAGATAGTTGTTAAATTTACCGGAAAATACGATGAGGAGCGTGGGATAGTATGA
- the cas8a2 gene encoding type I-A CRISPR-associated protein Cas8a2/Csx9 → MILEAIARLPFEGLSKELITLGFSWIVMDAGLSPNPNDFADAIENSMDTLKKRAMMNSSRIGKNDRNSYDRVFSKWFGVKAPDTYMELFELVINETIKLLRSGKIDPAKSLQSITRNKNGTYLGQAYNGEYAITPAVIKQPEYYEFQSEFLKPTAGQKAQIYLDPLWFSLLSMGFLTAFAGYIRKRYYLMTKPGIEVYFPDVEEILIDGIIALTDAGISSRARLDAEELYELRIVMKLAEEGRKVPEMTYPIALHISLEGQVYTELKTLQLDLKELSNYLATYVKKIENYRVMGVDLKVKLKEGEKYPLWALVDIAEKELNKGVSGDRELLAYIFVKDLYRAVNSGRKELIEDSIFRLFRQGRGLLEGEGRASGELRKVLRVFMQEDHLEVLI, encoded by the coding sequence ATGATACTCGAAGCGATCGCTAGATTACCATTCGAAGGCTTATCTAAGGAGCTCATAACATTGGGGTTCTCTTGGATTGTCATGGATGCAGGGCTTTCGCCTAATCCTAATGATTTTGCAGACGCTATTGAAAACTCTATGGATACATTAAAAAAGAGAGCAATGATGAATTCGTCGCGCATCGGGAAAAATGATAGGAATTCCTATGATAGGGTTTTCTCGAAATGGTTTGGAGTTAAAGCTCCAGACACTTACATGGAGCTCTTTGAACTTGTCATAAACGAGACAATTAAGCTTCTACGCTCTGGAAAGATTGATCCGGCAAAATCCCTGCAGAGTATTACTCGGAACAAAAATGGAACGTACCTTGGACAAGCTTATAATGGGGAGTACGCCATAACTCCAGCGGTAATAAAGCAGCCAGAGTACTATGAATTCCAGAGTGAATTTCTAAAACCAACCGCAGGACAAAAGGCTCAAATTTATCTGGACCCTCTTTGGTTCTCCCTACTTTCCATGGGCTTCCTTACAGCATTCGCTGGGTACATTAGAAAAAGATATTACTTGATGACGAAGCCCGGTATCGAGGTTTACTTTCCAGACGTTGAGGAGATACTCATTGATGGTATCATTGCCCTAACAGATGCTGGTATCTCGAGCAGGGCGAGACTTGACGCAGAGGAACTATATGAGTTAAGGATAGTGATGAAATTAGCCGAAGAAGGAAGGAAAGTCCCAGAGATGACATACCCAATAGCACTCCACATTAGTCTTGAGGGGCAGGTATACACGGAGCTAAAAACCCTTCAGCTCGATCTCAAGGAACTTTCAAACTACCTGGCTACGTACGTTAAAAAAATAGAAAACTACAGAGTCATGGGAGTGGATCTTAAGGTTAAACTCAAGGAAGGAGAGAAGTATCCACTATGGGCTCTCGTTGATATAGCCGAGAAGGAGCTAAATAAAGGGGTTAGTGGTGACAGGGAATTACTAGCTTACATCTTCGTCAAGGATCTTTATCGGGCTGTGAACTCTGGAAGGAAGGAGCTAATAGAGGATTCAATTTTCAGACTCTTTAGGCAGGGTAGAGGACTTCTCGAGGGGGAGGGGAGGGCAAGTGGTGAACTGAGGAAAGTCCTAAGGGTATTTATGCAGGAAGATCACTTAGAGGTGCTCATATGA
- a CDS encoding TatD family hydrolase, whose protein sequence is MIILDNHFHVDPINGLFLEAVKQFHRAGGTHLIVVYKSAHDYGFAGMKGEDFMRAMDFHVELVDIINKETPVKAYAVVGVHPAEFDYLARLRGIEFAKREVMKALEHAQRLCLDGKAIGIGEVGRPHYPVPQEIWEASIELMKYAMSLAKDADCAVQLHTESFDEKKFRELGEYVKEVGIKPYKVVKHFSPPLVKVAEEVGVFPSIIASRKNIEEAIKQGNRFLMETDYIDDKKRPGAILGPKTVPRRTKEFLEKGLFTEEDVYKIHVENPKKVYGIELE, encoded by the coding sequence ATGATAATCCTGGACAATCACTTCCACGTGGATCCAATAAACGGATTATTCCTGGAGGCCGTCAAGCAGTTCCACAGGGCCGGAGGAACTCATCTTATAGTGGTTTACAAGAGCGCCCATGATTACGGCTTCGCCGGGATGAAGGGAGAGGACTTCATGAGGGCCATGGACTTCCACGTTGAGCTCGTTGATATTATAAACAAGGAAACCCCGGTTAAAGCCTACGCAGTAGTTGGAGTTCACCCGGCTGAGTTCGACTACCTAGCTAGGCTTAGGGGAATTGAATTCGCGAAGAGGGAGGTTATGAAAGCATTAGAGCACGCTCAAAGGTTATGCTTGGATGGTAAGGCCATTGGAATTGGAGAAGTTGGAAGGCCCCATTACCCGGTTCCCCAGGAGATTTGGGAAGCAAGCATAGAGCTCATGAAGTACGCGATGAGTCTAGCTAAAGATGCGGATTGCGCGGTTCAGCTCCACACGGAGAGCTTCGACGAGAAAAAGTTCAGGGAACTAGGAGAGTACGTTAAGGAGGTTGGTATAAAGCCTTATAAAGTTGTCAAGCACTTTTCTCCTCCACTCGTCAAGGTTGCCGAAGAGGTAGGCGTGTTCCCGAGTATAATAGCCAGCAGAAAAAACATTGAGGAAGCGATAAAGCAGGGAAATAGGTTCCTGATGGAGACAGATTACATCGACGATAAGAAGAGGCCCGGTGCAATCCTTGGACCTAAGACTGTTCCCAGGAGAACTAAGGAGTTCCTGGAGAAGGGACTCTTCACCGAAGAAGACGTCTACAAGATACACGTTGAGAATCCCAAGAAGGTTTACGGGATAGAGCTAGAGTGA